A window of Drosophila subobscura isolate 14011-0131.10 chromosome E, UCBerk_Dsub_1.0, whole genome shotgun sequence contains these coding sequences:
- the LOC117891663 gene encoding kinesin-like protein KIF13A isoform X3 yields MSSDKIKVAVRVRPFNRREIELGTKCIVEMEKQQTILQNPPPLEKIERKQPKTFAFDHCFYSLNPEDDNFASQETVFDCVGRDILDNAFQGYNACIFAYGQTGSGKSYTMMGSQENKGIIPRLCDKLFSAIANKSTPELMYKVEVSYMEIYNEKVHDLLDPKPNKQSLKVREHNVMGPYVDGLSQLAVASYQDIDNLMTEGNKSRTVAATNMNAESSRSHAVFSVVLTQILTDQATGVSGEKVSRMSLVDLAGSERAVKTGAVGDRLKEGSNINKSLTTLGLVISKLADQTNGKRSGNDKFVPYRDSVLTWLLKDNLGGNSRTVMVATISPSADNYEETLSTLRYADRAKRIVNHAVVNEDPNARIIRELRHEVETLRSMLKHATGSPVGDVQDKLAESENLMKQISQTWEEKLVKTERIQNERQQALEKMGISVQASGIKVEKNKYYLVNLNADPSLNELLVYYLKERTLIGGRSISGQQPDIQLSGLGIQPEHCVITIEDSGLYMEPVQGARCFVNGSAAVEKTPLQNGDRILWGNHHFFRVNSPKSNNTSMCASEPQTPAQLIDYNFARDEIMQNELSNDPIQTAIARLERQHEEDKQVALEKQRQEYERQFQQLRNILSPSTPYAPYAPYDPLRMGKITPNTPTSQMRVEKWAQERDEMFRRSLGQLKTDIMRANSLVQEANFLAEEMEKKTKFSVTLQIPPANLSPNRRRGAFVSEPAILVKRTNSGSQIWTMEKLENKLIDMREMYQEHKERVLNGLPLVEQFSDDEYDDKDDDNAKPQDPFYESQENHNLIGVANIFLEVLFHDVKLDYHTPIISQQGEVAGRLQVEVERIAGQMPQDRMCESVSESSENSRDEYDDPVDPSANQITCRVTIKCATGLPLSLSNFVFCQYTFWGHQEMVVPVINAETTAHDQNMVFKFEHTKDFTVTINEEFLEHCIEGALSIEVWGHRSAGFSRTKGWEVEQQQAKARSLVDRWAELSRKIELWVEIHELNDSGEYSPVEVTNRNEVLTGGIYQLRQGQQRRVNVRVKPVQNSGTLPIICQSIVNVAIGSVTVRSRLQRPLDSYQEEDLTVLREKWSEALGRRRQYLDQQIQMLIKKEEKNEQERERELSLVHQWVSLTEERNAVLVPAPGSGIPGAPASWEPPSGMEPHVPVLFLNLNGDDLSAQNTNDELSIAGINSILSKEHGHKFYTLQILQHLDKDVCCVASWDSSMHDSQALNRVTEANERVYLILRTTVRLSHPAPMDLVLRKRLSINIKKGQTLTDRLKKFRLVRGENAIWQSGVTYEVVSNIPKASEELEDRESLAQLAASGDDCSASDGETYIEKYTRGVSAVESILTLDRLRQNVAVKELETAHGQPLSMRKTVSVPNFSQAVKDTTNTGSIMRFDASMESLLNVGRSESFADLNNSALVNKFTPVHSGGAANGVIRNRHSFGGKGSSDDSPGKAFGIGSISLLSARPTFLNLNLNLNTLRIAPTKPSPATSKLLGMRMTTLHEEPLGGHRSLDEEPEDSYSDSEYAAEYEQERQQNRSLATRSRLTASKTMDSFMDVSSHSTTNSYLSYTSSANANMKHLTGLATLSMSSSTSSGYGSQAVSCNNLSNEDITSMRSMSIDETPDFDRVNSNSPPNRQARVNPFLKDMPKAKTQEPAELEPHAKTLQEAFTHPLEQPESKEAAQSDDDECEQVPKSNINNNNNDTNVKEQPQQTSDQEVHEAVEEEREQRHESAEEPELSTDNQNGNQSLDEATHNFSEQSIEGDGIVREELPAGKVMRRKKSNTQPPNNTGHSSNNNNNNSTSQTPRINQRASVAKMEGLAAYMDPSIMSSSTEVEDDGKDMVHLTLPDWIVVGESVLIRPSNASGVIRYVGTTHFQAGAWVGVELDTPTGKNDGTMEGIQYFQCKPKYGKFVRPDKLQLDKRGKAMRAYKAAEKSNSISKEMSSSMTRSKSRGDSLNVSARK; encoded by the exons ATGTCAAGTGATAAGATCAAAGTTGCTGTAAGGGTGCGACCCTTCAATCGCCGCG AAATCGAACTGGGTACAAAATGTAtcgtggaaatggaaaaacaacagACCATATTGCAGAATCCACCACCATTGGAGAAAATCGAAag aaaacaaccAAAGACATTTGCATTCGATCACTGCTTCTACTCGTTGAACCCGGAGGATGACAACTTCGCGTCCCAGGAGACGGTGTTCGATTGCGTGGGACGTGACATACTGGACAATGCATTCCAGGGCTACAATGCGTGCATATTCGCCTATGGTCAGACAG GGTCCGGCAAGTCCTATACGATGATGGGTTCTCAGGAGAACAAGGGCATTATACCGCGCCTGTGCGATAAGCTCTTCTCGGCCATTGCGAACAAGTCGACGCCCGAGCTGATGTACAAAGTGGAGGTCTCCTACATGGAGATCTACAACGAGAAGGTCCACGATCTGCTCGACCCTAAGCCAAACAAGCAGTCGCTAAAGGTGCGCGAGCACAACGTGATGGGTCCCTATGTCGATGGGTTGTCGCAGCTTGCCGTGGCATCCTACCAGGACATCGACAACCTCATGACCGAGGGCAACAAGTCCCGGACGGTGGCGGCCACCAACATGAATGCCGAGTCGTCGCGGTCACATGCCGTCTTCTCTGTGGTGCTCACCCAAATACTCACGGATCAGGCAACGGGCGTCAGCGGGGAGAAGGTCTCTCGGATGTCCCTCGTAGACTTGGCTGGCTCCGAGCGTGCCGTGAAGACGGGAGCTGTCGGCGATCGTCTCAAGGAGGGTTCCAACATCAACAA ATCTCTGACCACGCTTGGCCTGGTCATCTCCAAGCTGGCCGATCAGACAAATGGCAAGAGGAGTGGAAACGATAAGTTTGTGCCCTATCGGGACTCTGTGCTCACCTGGCTGCTGAAGGACAATCTGGGCGGCAACTCCAGGACCGTAATGGTGGCCACAATCTCGCCGTCGGCGGACAACTACGAGGAGACGCTGTCCACGCTGCGCTATGCGGATCGGGCCAAACGCATCGTCAACCACGCCGTGGTCAATGAAGATCCCAATGCCAGAATTATTCGGGAGCTGCGACACGAGGTGGAGACGCTGAGGAGCATGCTGAAGCACGCCACGGGATCGCCAGTGGGCGATGTGCAGGATAAGCTTGCCGAGAGCGAGAATTTAATGAAGCAGATCTCCCAGACCTGGGAGGAGAAACTGGTCAAAACGGAGCGCATCCAGAACGAGCGACAGCAGGCCCTGGAGAAAATGGGCATCAGTGTGCAGGCCAGCGGCATCAAGGTGGAGAAGAACAAGTACTACTTGGTCAATTTGAATGCAGATCCGTCCCTCAACGAGCTTCTGGTTTACTATCTAAAG GAACGGACGCTGATTGGCGGTCGCAGCATTAGCGGACAGCAGCCCGATATCCAACTCTCGGGGCTGGGGATTCAACCAGAGCACTGTGTAATCACAATTGAGGACAGTGGGCTGTATATGGAGCCCGTACAGGGAGCGCGTTGCTTTGTCAACGGATCGGCGGCCGTGGAGAAGACTCCGCTCCAGAACGGAGATCGCATCCTGTGGGGAAATCATCATTTCTTCCGCGTCAACTcgccaaaaagcaacaacacgaGCATGTGCGCCTCGGAACCACAGACGCCGGCCCAGCTGATCGACTACAACTTTGCGCGAGATGAGATTATGCAGAACGAGCTGAGCAACGACCCCATCCAGACGGCCATTGCTCGGCTAGAGCGCCAGCATGAGGAAGATAAGCAGGTTGCGCTCgagaagcagcggcaggagtACGAGCGTCAATTCCAGCAACTGCGTAACATTCTGTCGCCCAGCACACCCTATGCTCCATATGCCCCCTACGATCCGCTGCGCATGGGCAAGATAACCCCGAATACGCCGACCTCCCAGATGCGTGTCGAGAAGTGGGCACAG GAGCGAGATGAAATGTTCCGCCGTTCGCTTGGGCAGCTGAAAACAGACATCATGCGAGCCAATTCCCTGGTGCAGGAGGCAAACTTCCTGGCCGAGGAAATGGAGAAGAAGACAAAGTTCTCGGTAACCCTGCAAATACCGCCGGCCAACCTGAGTCCCAACAGGCGGCGGGGGGCCTTTGTTAGCGAGCCCGCGATTCTGGTGAAGCGCACAAATTCCGGTAGCCAGATATGGACGATGGAGAAGCTGGAGAACAAACTGATCGACATGCGGGAGATGTACCAGGAGCACAAGGAGCGCGTGCTTAACGGACTG CCCCTTGTAGAGCAATTCTCAGACGATGAATACGACGACAAG GATGACGACAATGCCAAGCCGCAGGATCCGTTCTACGAGTCGCAGGAGAACCACAATCTCATTGGCGTGGCCAACATATTCCTGGAGGTGCTCTTCCACGATGTCAAGCTAGACTACCACACGCCCATCATCAGCCAACAGGGAGAGGTGGCTGGTCGCCTacaggtggaggtggagcgcATAGCCGGCCAGATGCCACAGGATCGCATGTGCGAATCGGTTTCGGAGTCCTCGGAGAACTCACGCGACGAGTACGATGACCCTGTCGATCCCTCCGCCAACCAGATCACGTGCCGCGTCACCATCAAATGCGCCACGGGCTTGCCCCTGTCGCTCTCCAACTTTGTGTTCTGCCAGTACACGTTCTGGGGCCACCAGGAGATGGTGGTGCCCGTGATCAATGCCGAGACCACGGCCCACGATCAGAACATGGTATTCAAGTTCGAGCACACCAAGGACTTCACGGTCACCATCAACGAGGAGTTCCTCGAGCACTGCATCGAGGGAGCCCTGTCTATTGAGGTCTGGGGGCATCGCAGTGCCGGCTTCTCAAGGACCAAGGGCTGGGaggttgagcagcagcaggccaaggcCCGTTCCCTGGTCGATCGCTGGGCGGAGCTGTCGCGCAAAATCGAGTTGTGGGTGGAGATCCACGAGCTGAACGACAGCGGCGAGTACTCGCCCGTTGAGGTGACCAATCGCAACGAGGTTCTGACCGGTGGCATCTACCAGCTGCGCCAAGGTCAGCAGCGACGGGTCAATGTGCGCGTGAAGCCCGTCCAGAACTCGGGCACGCTGCCCATAATCTGCCAGTCGATTGTGAACGTGGCTATTGGCAGCGTGACGGTTCGCTcgcggctgcagcggccacTTGACTCCTACCAGGAGGAAGATCTCACCGTCTTGCGTGAGAAGTGGAGCGAGGCGCTGGGTCGCCGTCGCCAGTACCTGGACCAGCAGATCcagatgctgatcaagaaggaggagaagaacgagcaggagagggagcgagagctGAGCCTGGTGCATCAGTGGGTCTCCCTGACAGAGGAACGCAACGCAGTGCTGGTGCCGGCACCCGGCTCGGGCATACCTGGTGCCCCTGCCTCCTGGGAGCCACCTTCTGGCATGGAGCCACATGTGCCCGTTCTCTTTCTAAACCTCAATGGCGACGATCTGTCCGCCCAGAACACAAACGACGAACTCTCCATTGCGGGAATCAATTCAATTCTCTCCAAGGAGCATGGCCATAAATTCTACACGCTGCAGATCCTGCAGCATCTGGATAAGgatgtgtgctgtgtggcCAGCTGGGACTCGTCCATGCACGACAGCCAGGCCCTCAACCGCGTCACCGAGGCCAACGAACGTGTCTATCTCATTCTGCGCACCACAGTGCGTCTCTCGCATCCGGCACCCATGGATCTGGTGCTGCGGAAGCGCctcagcatcaacatcaagaAAGGACAGACACTGACAGATCGTCTTAAGAAGTTTCGACTTGTGCGGGGTGAGAACGCCATATGGCAGAGTGGCGTTACCTACGAGGTGGTGTCCAACATTCCGAAGGCCTCCGAAGAGCTCGAGGACCGCGAGTCGCTCGCACAGCTAGCGGCCAGCGGAGATGATTGCTCGGCCAGCGATGGCGAGACCTACATAG AAAAATACACGCGTGGCGTTTCGGCAGTAGAGAGCATCCTGACCCTGGATCGGCTGCGGCAGAATGTGGCCGTCAAGGAACTGGAGACAGCCCATGGCCAGCCGCTGTCCATGCGCAAGACCGTCAGTGTGCCGAACTTCTCGCAG GCGGTCAAAGACACCACCAATACCGGGAGT ATCATGCGCTTCGATGCATCGATGGAGTCGCTGCTGAATGTGGGACGATCCGAGTCCTTTGCCGATCTCAACAACAGTGCCCTGGTCAATAAGTTTACGCCAG TTCACAGTGGAGGGGCCGCCAACGGAGTCATCCGCAACCGACACAGCTTCGGCGGTAAGGGCAGCAGTGACGATTCTCCTGGAAAAGCCTTCGGCATTG GCTCTATATCTCTGCTGTCAG CGCGTCCAACGTTTTTGAATCTCAATTTGAACTTGAACACATTGAGAATTGCGCCAACGAAAC CATCGCCGGCCACCAGCAAGCTGCTAGGCATGCGCATGACCACGCTGCATGAGGAGCCCCTGGGCGGACATCGCTCGCTGGACGAGGAGCCTGAGGACAGCTACAGCGACTCGGAATATGCCGCAGAATATGAGCAGGAGCGCCAGCAGAACAGGAGCCTGGCCACAAGGTCACGCCTCACGGCGTCGAAGACCATGGACTCGTTCATGGATGTCAGCAGCCACTCGACGACCAACAGCTACTTAAGCTACACGTCGAGCGCCAATGCGAATATGAAGCACTTGACCGGCCTGGCCACGCTAAGCATGAGCTCGTCCACCAGTAGTGGCTATGGCTCCCAGGCCGTGTCCTGCAACAATCTGAGCAACGAGGACATAACTTCCATGCGTTCCATGAGCATTGACGAGACTCCAG ATTTTGATCGTGTCAACTCTAATTCGCCACCAAATCGTCAAGCTCGAGTCAACCCCTTCCTCAAGGATATGCCCAAAGCCAAAACTCAAGAGCCAGCCGAGCTAGAGCCCCATGCAAAGACGCTGCAGGAGGCTTTCACACACCCATTGGAGCAGCCAGAATCGAAGGAAGCCGCCCAAAGTGATGATGACGAGTGCGAGCAGGTTCCCAAAAGTaacattaacaacaacaacaacgatacCAATGtcaaagagcagccacaacagacaTCCGATCAAGAAGTTCACGAGGCGGTGGAAGAGGAGCGAGAGCAGAGACACGAATCTGCAGAGGAACCAGAGCTCTCTACAGACAATCAGAACGGCAACCAATCGCTGGACGAGgccacacacaatttttcagagcagagcattgAGGGCGATGGCATCGTCAGAGAAGAGCTACCGGCTGGCAAAGTGATGCGGCGCAAAAAGTCCAACACGCAGCCACCGAACAACACTGGGCacagtagcaacaacaacaataataacagtACGAGCCAAACGCCCCGCATCAACCAGCGTGCCTCGGTGGCCAAAATGGAAGGCTTGGCAGCGTACATGGACCCCAGCATTATGTCCAGCAGCACAGAAGTCGAGG ACGACGGCAAGGATATGGTACATCTGACGCTGCCTGATTGGATTGTGGTGGGCGAATCGGTGTTGATTCGACCGTCCAACGCCAGCGGCGTCATAC